The DNA window CGCTCGCAGGGCGCTCGGAAGCAGCTCCCGAGTTGGTGCGGCCCAGGCAGGACCcaactctgccctgcccctgccgggGGCACCGCAGGGGCACGGAGGAGCCGCAGCTGCCACCCCTGCGGCAGCGCTGCCAGGGCACCGCGGCGGGCACGGAGGAACCGCAGCTGCCACCCCTGcggcagtgctgccagggcaccGCGGCGGGCACGGAGCAGCCGCAGCTGCCACCCCTGcggcactgctgccagggcaccGCGGCGGGCACGGAGCAGCCGCAGCTGCCACCCCTGcggcagtgctgccagggcaccGCGGCGGGCACGGAGCAGCCGCAGCTGCCACCCCTGcggcagtgctgccagggcaccGCGGCGGGCGGGCAGGTGAGAGCAGGGTGGCACAGTGCGGCAGGGGTGCCAGGCTCCCCGAGGGGCATCTCCCCTTTGCTGGGGCTCACCAAgccctccccctctgccctgccaggcaccccgagggcagctgcagcccggaggcagccaggaggcaGCGGCGGAGCCtcggcagcagctcccagccccgcCCGGCGCCAGGCGCTGGAGCGCTACCTGCAGCTGCGCAGGTGAGCTTCGGTGCCACCCGCCGGGTGGGCACCCTCGGAACGGGGCTGGCACCCCCAGAACGGGGCCACccctcactgcctgcctgtctgcccctctgtccccagcgcTGGCTGGCTCCAGGACCCCTCTGGCAAGTGGGTGAAGGACCAGAACGTGGAGTTCGACTCGGACGAGGAGGAGCCTCCAGCGCTGCTGCCGCCAGCCTGAGCCCCTCTGCCCCCGACCGGTGCCCACGGGCACAGTCCCCGCGGGGCTGTCGCCAAGCCCCCACCCCTGAAGGGAATAAACTGGAGAGGGTGGAGGTGTCTGAGCCCTTGGGGTAccttggcggggggggggggggggaggtccaTCCACcgggtggggttggttttggggtgTCCTCAccctgggcagagctctgccagctctgtgccagcttcGCTGTGGGGTttggcccagccctgccccgtcCCTGGCCCAAGGCACACTCAGTCTCTGacgagctggcagctgccagcaggtcgTGGCCTTtcgggctggcagtgccctttcGGGGTGGCAGTGGCCTTTCGGGGTGGCAGTGGCCTTTCAGGGTAGCAGTGCCCTTTcggggtggcagtgccctttcggggtggcagtgccctttcagggtggcagtgccctttcggggtggcagtgccctttcggggtggcagtgccctttcagggtggcagtgccctttcggggtggcagtgccctttcggggtggcagtgccctttcagggtggcagtgccctttcAGGGTAGCAGTGCCCTTTcggggtggcagtgccctttcAGGGTGGCAGTGGCCTTTcagggtggcagtgccctttcGGGGTGGCAGTGGCCTTTCGAGGTGGCAGTGCCCTTTCAGGGTGGCAGTGGCCTTTcagggtggcagtgccctttcggggtggcagtgccctttcGGGGTGGCAGTGGCCTTTCAGGGTAGCAGTGGCCTTTcagggtggcagtgccctttcagggtggcagtgccctttcggggtggcagtgccctttcggggtggcagtgccctttcagggtggcagtgccctttcggggtggcagtgccctttcAGGGTGGCAGTGGCCTTTCAGGGTAGCAGTGCCCTTTcggggtggcagtgccctttcAGGGTGGCAGTGGCCTTTcagggtggcagtgccctttcGGGGTGGCAGTGGCCTTTCGAGGTGGCAGTGCCCTTTCAGGGTGGCAGTGGCCTTTcagggtggcagtgccctttcggggtggcagtgccctttcGGGGTGGCAGTGGCCTTTCAGGGTAGCAGTGCCCTTTcagggtggcagtgccctttcAGGGTAGCAGTGCCCTTTcagggtggcagtgccctttcggggtggcagtgccctttcggggtggcagtgccctttcagggtggcagtgccctttcggggtggcagtgctgggtcctccccctccccccagcacctGTCCCAGAGCGTCGGAAGGTGCCCGGCAGTGCCACCCTccccctgcctcagtttcccctcccccccccgccccccccgtTTTCCTGCCAGCCTCTGGGTGCCAGTGAGTGCCCCCACACCAGGAGTGGCCCCcagggagctgtgcccagctgtgcaccCTTGGGGCAGTACCCAGCAGCGCCCCTCCAAGGGTGCGTGGAGCCCGTGGAGGGGGTCCCTGGCAGCGATGTTGCCCCCGGGctggcaccaggctggcaccaggctctggctgcctgcttgcctcCTGCTATAAATAGGTGGGGAGGGCTATAAATAGCCCccgtgtgtgtcccccccaacctcagcaggctctgggtgCCAACCCCAACGTGCCCTGGGTGCCAGCTTCAGTGCCACGGAGGGCACCCAGCTGcccattttgggggggggggttggagggTGGGGGTCACCCCGCGTCTCTGCCACCCCCCCCGCTGTAACCCAAGCCCGGGGGCAGAAATGCTTTGCCCCCCGAGgggctgcaggctcagcccAGGGGATTTGGGGCCGGATggtagtgggggggggggggggggggggcaccggATGGGCCAGGCAggaccccccctgccccccccctgcagctcagccccgCGCCCCCAGGCACAGATCCTGCCCGCGGGGCACAGCCCAGAGGGTCCCAAGCTCTGTCCTCTTTATTGCCAGCCGCggggggggccggggggggtCTTAGGTCTTCTTCTGCTTGCGACCTGGGGgcaaggggaaaggggggggggaggggtgtgagggggtggggggtgtcggggggtgggggtcaggggtGGGGAGGTTGGGGGTTGGGATGTCGAgggtgaggctggcagagaatgGGGgttgggggtgtgggggggtagGGGTCAGGGAGTgggggtttgggggggttgggatGTCGGGAGTGGGGGTGTCAGGcaatgggggtgggggtgtcgggggtgggggtgtcaggcaatggggggtgggggtgtcggGAGTGGGGGTGTCAGGcaatgggggtgggggtgtcggGAGTGGGGGTGTCAGGcaatggggggtgggggtgtcgggggtgggggtcagggagTGGGAGTTGAGGGTGTGGGGGTTGGGCAGTCAGGGGTAGGGAGTGGGGGTTGAGGGtgtggggggctgggggtgtcagGGGTGTTGGGGAGTGGGAGTTAAGGGTGTCCGGGGGGGGTCGAGGGTGTCGGAGGTTGGATGGTCAGGGGTGGGGGTGTCGGGGGTGGGAGCGTCAGGGGGTGCGGGTGTCGGGGGGTGTCGGGGGGGTGCCTGGGTGGGGGTGTCGGGGAGCAGCTGGTGGAGGTGGGGGGTGTCAGAGGTGGGGGTGTCTGGGAGTGGCCGGTGGGGGTCAGGGGGTGTCGGGGAGCGGCCGGCGGGGGTTGGGGGGTGTCAGGGGTGGGGGTGTCGTGGAGCATCTGGtgggggtcggggggggggcggggctgggggtgtgtgggAGCGGCCGGCGGGGGTCGGGGGGTGTCAGGGGTGGGGGTGTCGTGGAGTGGCCGGTGGGGGTCGGGGGGGGTCGGGGGTGGGGGTGTCGGGGAGCGGCCGGTGGGGGTCGGGGCTGGGGGTGTCGGGGAGCAGCTGGTGGGGGTCGGGAGGTGTCGGGGCTGGGGGTGTCGGGGAGCAGCCGGCGGGGGTCGGGGGGTGTCGGGGCTGGGGGTGTCTGGGAGTGGCCGGTGGGGGTCGGGGGTGGGGGTGTCGGGGAGCAGCTGGTGGGGGTCGGGGGGTGTCAGGGGTGGGGGTGTCGGGAAGCAGCTGGTGGGGGTCGGGAGGTGTCGGGGCTGGGGATGTCGGGGAGCAGCCGGCGGGGATCGGGGGGTgccggggctgggggtgtgtgggAGCGGCCGGCGGGGGTCGGGGGGTGCCGGTGGCCGCGGGGGGGGCACTCACGGCGCTCGTTGTTGTTGGTGATGGCGATGGCAGCTCGGGCGCGGGGTCCCTGCTGCGTGAAGTGGTAGCCGAAGCGCACCACGGAGGGACACTGCTCCAGCATCGAGgccatctccatctccaccgAGTCCCCCAGGCgctggcactgcaggggcagggcggcaagagggcactgctggcaacctccccccgcccccagcgtcccccccaacccctgccctgggtgccagtCCCGACCTGGTTGTCCACTTTGAGCTCGCTCAGGCTGCTGTTGTGGTGCATGGCTCTGATGATGCCCATCATGCCCACGCTGGTGATGAAGTTGGACTCGATGTTGAGGCTCTCCAGGGTCTTGTTCTCCATCAGCATCTCGGCCACGGCCTGGGTGGCATCTCAGGCTGTCACCTAGGCTGGCATCCCCTAGGCTGGCACACTCCCCATGCCACCCCCCAAACTCTGGCACATcgatgccatgggcaggggtgggtatggcagcagcacctgggcttGTTGGTGCCCAGGATGGTGCCAGCAGTAAGGGACTGCCCCTTCTCTGCCTTGGCTCCGTGGGCACTGGTGGGtatggcagcagcacctgggcttGTTGGTGCCCAGGATGGTGCCAGCAGTAAGGGACTGCCCCTTCTCTGCCTTGGCTCCATGGGCACTGGTGGGtatggcagcagcacctgggcttGCTGGTGCCCAGGATGGTGCCAGCAGTAGGGTACTGCCCCTTCTCTGCCTTGGCTCCGTGGGCACTGGTGGGaatggcagcagcacctgggcttGCTGGTGCCCAGGATGGTGCCAGCAGTAAGGGACTGCCCCTTCTCTGCCTTGGCTCCATGGGCACTGGTGGGtatggcagcagcacctgggcttGCTGGTGCCCAGGATGGTGCCAGCACCTGGGCTTGTTGGTGCCCAGGATGGTGCCAGCAGTAAGGGACTGCCCCTTCTCTGCCTTGGCTCTGTGGGCACTGGTGGGtatggcagcagcacctgggcttGCTGGTGCCCAGGATGGTGCCAGCAGTAGGGTACTGCCCCTTTTCTGCCTTGGCTCCATGGGCACTGGTGGGtatggcagcagcacctgggcttGCTGGTGCCCAGGATGGTGCCAGCACCTGGGCTTGCTGGTGCCCAGGATGCTGCCAGCAGTAGGGTACTGCCCCTTCTCGGCCCCGGGGGCGTGGGGCACAGGGTGGCATCACTCACAGCGGCCACGGGGTCGTTGCTGCGGGTGGCCACCAGGCTGAGCCGCCGCACGTGGGTGTTGCTCTTCATGGCCTCGCAGATTGCCTTCAGCGTGGGGATGGGAATGTCCTgcgggggaggggaaggggactGGCACCGAGGGCACGGGGGCAGCCCCGAGGGCACGGGAGGGTCGCCGAGGGCGTGCAAGGGGCACCGAGAGGAGGTGGGATGGCACCCGAGGGACTCAGATGCCACCAGCTGAGGATCGGTGCCCTGGGGCCACGCTGGGATGGGGACAAACAACCCAAGGATGCCCCCAAGGCAGGGAGCAACCCCGCGGGGATGTGCCAGGGTGAGGGGACCCAGACCTGTGGGGGGCACACCACAATGAGCCTCATCACCCTggcaccacctgggcacaggttGGCACAGGGACCAACCCCTCTCTGCTGgctcagccccccccccccccagcatgggcacctgcagccgcagaggaggagctgcaggacgGGAGAGTGCCTGAGGCTGAGCCCAGCGGCGCGGGCAGGAGGTCGGTTGGCACCGCGGGGCTGGCACGGTGCCAGCCTCCCCCTCACCTTGATGTTGTTGAGGTTGacctcctgcagagcctcatcGTTGGCCTGGATCCTCTGCAGCGTCTCCCCCACGTCCGTGGGGTTCGGGGGTTCGTCTGGCACCGGCTTGTAGCTGTCAGGCTTCACCACGCCTGGGGGGGCACAGGTGGGCACCCCCAGGGGCAGCGTGCGGCCGGGCACAGGGGCACCGCCAGGGGCAGAGCTATGCGCCCGAGGGCACCGCCCGGGGGAGCCCAGCAGGGTCCTGCCCTCCacatctcccctcccccccccccaccccccgggcagctccctgctgggggtgtcagcctgtgccaccc is part of the Pogoniulus pusillus isolate bPogPus1 unplaced genomic scaffold, bPogPus1.pri scaffold_174_arrow_ctg1, whole genome shotgun sequence genome and encodes:
- the SCNM1 gene encoding sodium channel modifier 1 isoform X2, with the translated sequence MSFKREGDDPGQLGVLQRRRIADLLANYIPEEEALLLRSGKYACTVCAHRPVFDTLEVLTVHRAGRRHRSRLPSPSVGKDQEDHSQCPAESCSLQQLLQEGRALLRSPLAGRSEAAPELVRPRQDPTLPCPCRGHRRGTEEPQLPPLRQRCQGTAAGTEEPQLPPLRQCCQGTAAGTEQPQLPPLRHCCQGTAAGTEQPQLPPLRQCCQGTAAGTEQPQLPPLRQCCQGTAAGGQAPRGQLQPGGSQEAAAEPRQQLPAPPGARRWSATCSCAALAGSRTPLASG
- the SCNM1 gene encoding sodium channel modifier 1 isoform X1, yielding MSFKREGDDPGQLGVLQRRRIADLLANYIPEEEALLLRSGKYACTVCAHRPVFDTLEVLTVHRAGRRHRSSLQHFYGRKGSPQAVAQQQGQGQEVQAEEEGSPAPLLARTRRITHSALLKAAPYSSCCRRAGALGSSSRVGAAQAGPNSALPLPGAPQGHGGAAAATPAAALPGHRGGHGGTAAATPAAVLPGHRGGHGAAAAATPAALLPGHRGGHGAAAAATPAAVLPGHRGGHGAAAAATPAAVLPGHRGGRAGTPRAAAARRQPGGSGGASAAAPSPARRQALERYLQLRSAGWLQDPSGKWVKDQNVEFDSDEEEPPALLPPA